A genome region from Streptomyces sp. NBC_01296 includes the following:
- a CDS encoding GntR family transcriptional regulator, whose product MSTVAPDTGAVEAAEREATVAELCEEITRRITIGRYAPGMALPAKVLAADLGVPAPLLPRALRDLAEAGTLARAGDRIAVPHPSDERAWRARHLADRALDQIAARLYLPEVPLPGIAELARDRVTEPTVMRQALNVLEDEGWIGRKPGQGRVVLPSGWLLAPPRTVALPARATGTARLTEHEIRDAVRLAYTRWRSRQFLPPEDVETAWQEMRVIAVQVLPPTPPGSLHPIRRGERAAALVREAASAPLPDTALLGLWHTACLAMAIRGLLAYSCRRTP is encoded by the coding sequence ATGTCGACAGTTGCGCCGGACACCGGCGCCGTTGAGGCAGCGGAGCGGGAAGCGACTGTGGCGGAGTTATGCGAGGAGATCACCCGCCGCATCACCATCGGCCGATACGCGCCCGGGATGGCCCTGCCAGCCAAGGTCCTCGCTGCCGATCTCGGGGTGCCCGCCCCCCTGCTGCCGCGCGCATTGCGGGACCTGGCAGAGGCCGGGACACTGGCCCGGGCCGGCGACCGCATCGCGGTACCTCATCCGTCGGATGAGCGGGCCTGGCGGGCGCGCCACCTGGCCGACCGGGCTCTCGATCAGATCGCGGCCCGGCTCTACCTTCCCGAGGTGCCGCTGCCGGGAATCGCCGAGCTCGCCCGCGACCGCGTCACCGAACCAACGGTCATGCGCCAGGCCCTCAATGTCCTGGAAGACGAGGGATGGATCGGCCGAAAGCCGGGGCAGGGCCGCGTGGTCCTGCCCTCAGGGTGGCTGCTCGCTCCGCCCCGGACTGTGGCCCTTCCAGCGCGAGCCACCGGCACGGCCAGGCTGACCGAGCACGAAATCCGGGACGCCGTCAGGTTGGCGTATACCCGCTGGCGCAGCCGGCAGTTCCTGCCACCCGAGGACGTCGAGACGGCATGGCAGGAGATGCGCGTCATCGCCGTGCAAGTCCTGCCGCCCACGCCGCCCGGAAGCCTCCATCCGATCCGCCGCGGGGAACGCGCGGCGGCCCTGGTACGCGAAGCCGCATCGGCCCCGCTGCCCGATACCGCCTTGCTCGGCCTATGGCACACCGCCTGCCTCGCCATGGCCATCAGGGGCCTTCTGGCCTACTCCTGCCGGAGAACTCCATGA
- a CDS encoding helix-turn-helix domain-containing protein, whose protein sequence is MPTPPLVQTVRRRRLGSALRDFRVQAGMNTEAASAATGWDGSKINRIENAKAHLPIKEVAPLLNAYGITDEAVVTAMEELARDANKVGWWNNYGDLPETAYKTYVGLEEDADSTRVYTPGLIPGLLQIPQYAREIITATAITRTTEEVTALVEMRKKRQAILVDTARTGGPLDLWAVIHESTLHYKSASYPALMRDQLRHLLDMADLPNVRIQVMPIRANPHPGMVGPFHIVRFPQPWPTVVMLENIRGGSFAEGVDDVKVYEAAYELIQAAALPVNDSREKIRSIMEDSTS, encoded by the coding sequence GTGCCCACACCTCCGCTCGTGCAGACAGTACGAAGGCGACGCCTCGGCAGCGCGCTTCGCGACTTCCGGGTCCAGGCCGGCATGAACACCGAAGCGGCTTCCGCCGCGACGGGCTGGGACGGCAGCAAGATCAACCGAATCGAGAACGCGAAGGCCCACCTTCCGATCAAGGAAGTTGCTCCACTGCTCAACGCGTACGGCATCACCGACGAGGCCGTAGTCACCGCCATGGAGGAGCTGGCCCGCGACGCCAACAAAGTCGGCTGGTGGAACAACTACGGCGATCTCCCAGAAACCGCTTACAAGACCTACGTCGGGCTGGAGGAAGACGCCGACTCCACGCGCGTCTATACCCCAGGGCTCATCCCCGGCCTGCTCCAAATCCCGCAGTACGCACGGGAGATCATCACCGCCACCGCGATCACGAGGACCACGGAGGAGGTGACCGCACTCGTCGAGATGCGAAAGAAGCGCCAAGCGATCCTCGTGGACACGGCCAGGACCGGCGGACCGCTCGACCTCTGGGCAGTGATCCACGAGTCGACTCTGCACTACAAGAGCGCGTCCTATCCCGCGCTGATGAGGGACCAGCTACGCCACCTGCTCGACATGGCGGACCTGCCGAATGTCCGAATCCAGGTGATGCCGATACGCGCCAACCCGCACCCCGGGATGGTGGGCCCCTTCCACATCGTCCGCTTCCCCCAGCCGTGGCCGACCGTGGTCATGCTGGAGAACATCCGCGGTGGCTCGTTCGCCGAGGGAGTGGACGACGTGAAGGTCTACGAAGCGGCCTACGAACTCATCCAGGCCGCAGCCCTTCCCGTGAATGACTCACGGGAGAAGATCAGATCCATCATGGAGGACTCCACGTCATGA
- a CDS encoding peptide deformylase, with translation MGDRSERGTFAATLKHFRTIRGYSAAALARRLGIDPSYVSHLEAGRERGSSDLVRRMDKELEAAGALWHAWQEDEGEPVPAETPEETPTSTGVLVLEDEARLTYDGTRYQLRMRRLVRNVGSVPVTRYLVRIAVDRYPGEPERSNALYRLRPLTWDELRLEAQCGDEAMGWTVKHDRDAFKEIWLTFANDQARFPLYPGQEAEITYSYTVSGDKWGPWFQRAVRVPTRELSVTLAFPSALKPTVWGTETSLTADFAPLRTPPTRHIEGDQTIFSWSTRDPQLHARYRLEWRLTTPHTAESESEPVNPTSPSAAMAGAGIVQDGDPLLHAVARPFDLPAEAEEARRVVGTLFEAIARVRQLHTFGKGMGIAACQIGIDRAAAVVIPPDLEADPIVLLNPDIAETAADSDEQYEGCLSFFDVRGLVPRPLYAVIAHTDLDGTRRLIRYEHGLARLVLHEVDHLHGTLYRDRMLPGTTPIPVEEYRGTGHNWTYR, from the coding sequence ATGGGGGACCGATCCGAGCGCGGGACCTTCGCGGCAACGCTCAAGCACTTCCGCACGATCCGCGGCTACTCCGCAGCAGCACTGGCCAGGAGGCTCGGAATCGATCCCTCCTACGTCAGTCATCTGGAAGCCGGCCGTGAGCGAGGAAGCTCCGACCTGGTCCGCCGCATGGACAAGGAACTCGAGGCCGCCGGAGCCCTCTGGCATGCCTGGCAGGAGGACGAAGGCGAACCCGTTCCCGCCGAGACGCCGGAGGAGACGCCCACATCCACCGGGGTCCTCGTCCTGGAGGACGAGGCGCGCCTGACGTACGACGGCACCCGCTACCAGCTGCGGATGCGCAGGCTCGTGCGCAACGTCGGCTCTGTTCCGGTCACCCGCTACCTCGTCCGGATCGCCGTTGACCGCTACCCCGGGGAGCCCGAGCGCTCCAACGCCCTGTACCGGCTGCGTCCGCTGACCTGGGACGAACTGCGGCTCGAGGCGCAGTGCGGGGACGAAGCCATGGGCTGGACGGTCAAGCACGACCGGGACGCGTTCAAGGAGATATGGCTGACGTTCGCCAACGATCAGGCCCGCTTCCCGCTCTACCCGGGCCAAGAGGCCGAGATCACCTACTCGTACACGGTCAGTGGCGACAAATGGGGGCCGTGGTTCCAGCGGGCAGTGCGCGTACCTACCCGCGAGCTCAGCGTGACCCTCGCCTTCCCAAGCGCCCTCAAACCCACCGTCTGGGGCACCGAGACGTCCCTCACCGCGGACTTCGCCCCCCTCCGCACGCCTCCCACGCGGCACATCGAGGGGGACCAGACGATCTTCTCGTGGAGCACCCGGGACCCTCAGCTTCACGCCCGCTACCGCCTGGAATGGCGACTCACCACCCCGCACACCGCAGAGAGCGAGTCCGAGCCCGTGAACCCCACCTCCCCGAGCGCCGCCATGGCCGGCGCGGGCATCGTCCAGGACGGCGACCCGCTGCTGCACGCCGTCGCACGCCCCTTCGACCTCCCTGCTGAAGCCGAGGAAGCAAGGCGCGTGGTGGGCACCCTCTTCGAAGCTATCGCGCGTGTCCGTCAACTGCACACGTTCGGCAAGGGCATGGGAATCGCCGCCTGCCAGATCGGGATCGACCGTGCCGCCGCGGTCGTCATCCCCCCGGATCTGGAAGCCGACCCGATCGTCCTCCTCAACCCGGACATCGCCGAGACCGCCGCCGACTCGGACGAGCAGTACGAGGGATGCCTGAGTTTTTTCGACGTCCGAGGTCTGGTCCCCAGGCCCTTGTACGCCGTCATCGCCCACACCGACCTGGACGGCACCCGCCGCCTCATCCGCTACGAGCACGGACTCGCTCGCCTGGTCCTCCACGAGGTCGACCACCTGCACGGCACGCTCTACCGGGACCGGATGCTCCCCGGCACGACACCGATCCCAGTCGAGGAGTACCGAGGCACCGGACATAACTGGACGTATCGGTAA
- the queC gene encoding 7-cyano-7-deazaguanine synthase QueC, producing MTGPAPRTAVLISSGGMDSAVTAYDLADQGTALILLSFDYGQRHVKELTYATKTADRLGAAHRTVDLRSVGALLTGSALTDASVAVPDGHYSDATMASTVVPNRNAIMLNIAAAVAISEKADAIAFGAHAGDHSVYPDCRPLFFDKVTQSIKAGNEGLLVTDFRVLAPFLHMTKADIARRGAELKVPFQETWSCYKGGELHCGVCGTCVERREAFTLAGVPDPTAYETVSEEAGR from the coding sequence ATGACTGGACCCGCGCCGCGCACAGCGGTGCTCATCAGCTCGGGCGGCATGGACAGTGCCGTCACCGCGTACGACCTCGCCGACCAGGGCACCGCCCTGATCCTGCTCTCGTTCGACTACGGGCAGCGCCACGTCAAGGAGCTCACCTACGCCACGAAGACCGCCGACCGGCTCGGCGCCGCGCACCGCACCGTCGACTTGCGGAGCGTGGGCGCGCTCTTGACCGGCTCCGCGCTCACCGACGCCTCCGTGGCCGTCCCGGACGGCCACTATAGCGACGCGACGATGGCATCGACGGTCGTCCCCAACCGCAACGCGATCATGCTGAACATCGCAGCGGCCGTCGCGATCAGCGAGAAGGCCGACGCCATCGCCTTCGGCGCCCACGCCGGCGACCACAGCGTCTACCCAGACTGCCGACCCCTGTTCTTCGACAAAGTCACCCAGTCCATCAAGGCGGGCAACGAGGGCCTGCTCGTCACGGACTTCCGCGTCCTGGCCCCGTTCCTGCACATGACGAAGGCGGACATCGCCCGACGCGGCGCCGAGCTGAAAGTGCCGTTCCAGGAGACATGGTCCTGCTACAAGGGCGGCGAACTCCACTGCGGGGTGTGCGGAACGTGCGTCGAGCGGCGCGAAGCGTTCACCCTGGCGGGCGTGCCGGACCCGACCGCGTACGAGACGGTGTCCGAGGAGGCTGGCCGATGA
- a CDS encoding DUF5958 family protein yields MTERDVMLNELAQGLRPMSRGIEWFDALGPEEQSEALLFLRHHCVQARAVTEDGPESVRRAGLRPTHTPAVLITRGRIEHQLGKIASLTPLDERRKAFRLLVAVLAIADGRRRERFCSDGCGHWWHRLSATG; encoded by the coding sequence GTGACCGAACGCGACGTCATGCTCAACGAACTCGCGCAGGGGTTGCGCCCGATGTCACGGGGCATCGAATGGTTCGACGCACTTGGCCCGGAGGAACAGTCGGAGGCATTGCTGTTCCTACGCCACCACTGTGTCCAGGCGCGCGCCGTCACCGAGGACGGACCGGAGAGCGTCCGCCGCGCCGGGCTGCGCCCGACGCACACACCCGCGGTCCTGATTACCCGCGGCCGGATTGAGCACCAGTTGGGGAAGATCGCCTCTCTCACGCCCCTCGATGAACGCCGCAAGGCGTTCCGGCTGCTGGTCGCGGTCCTCGCGATCGCCGACGGACGACGGCGCGAACGCTTCTGCTCCGACGGGTGCGGTCACTGGTGGCACAGGCTATCCGCCACTGGCTGA
- a CDS encoding barstar family protein: MIPTVHKDRDHRGQGRYTLTDTGDGHVWGTCAEAEGLFREPRRGTYELFGWVPDGAEVRGWVGSRVWLVPEDRTLDAWLLEDAESLGPYPGTDALVINGLDDYEGPPEGHRAPVRLHNGYQWLGSCRELPRVLPPEHAASPLILRGLAPGDRLRRALATGTRRALDLEEAWLEIRDDRGEQLTDRLLRPKVRTWRPSSHRTDLIDLELDGEHFEPVPGYARPIWERWLAGPPDAPGAWASLDTRQRGAWLDLVRERGCRLEHHDRAAGRMYELDGRHITDEPGLYLALGEAVNGPGGYFGGCLDALVDCLRGNFGYTAPATLLWRDAATAAGYLSRVLAPNGESYDLVATVLEVLAEGGMRVTLM; this comes from the coding sequence ATGATTCCCACCGTGCATAAGGACAGGGACCATCGCGGGCAGGGACGGTACACGCTGACGGACACAGGGGACGGCCATGTCTGGGGCACCTGCGCCGAGGCCGAGGGACTATTCAGGGAGCCGCGGCGCGGGACGTACGAACTGTTCGGCTGGGTCCCCGACGGAGCCGAGGTACGAGGCTGGGTCGGCAGCCGAGTGTGGCTGGTGCCGGAAGACAGGACGCTTGACGCCTGGCTCCTGGAGGACGCGGAAAGCCTCGGACCATACCCGGGAACGGACGCTCTCGTGATCAATGGTCTGGACGACTATGAGGGGCCGCCCGAGGGACACAGGGCTCCTGTCCGACTGCACAACGGGTACCAGTGGCTGGGCTCCTGCCGGGAGTTGCCGCGCGTCCTGCCGCCCGAGCACGCAGCGTCCCCGCTCATCTTGCGCGGGCTCGCCCCGGGTGACCGACTGCGGCGGGCACTGGCGACGGGCACCCGGCGGGCACTGGACCTGGAGGAGGCCTGGCTGGAGATACGGGACGACCGGGGCGAGCAGCTCACCGACCGTCTGCTGCGGCCCAAGGTCCGCACGTGGCGCCCGTCCTCCCATCGGACGGATCTGATCGATCTGGAACTCGACGGTGAGCACTTCGAACCTGTACCGGGGTACGCGCGGCCCATCTGGGAGCGCTGGCTGGCCGGACCACCGGACGCTCCTGGCGCCTGGGCAAGCCTCGACACCCGGCAACGCGGGGCCTGGCTCGACCTCGTCCGTGAGCGGGGCTGCCGGCTCGAGCACCACGACCGGGCGGCCGGACGCATGTACGAGCTGGACGGCCGACACATCACCGATGAACCGGGCCTCTACCTGGCACTCGGCGAGGCTGTCAACGGACCGGGCGGCTACTTCGGCGGCTGCCTGGACGCCCTCGTCGACTGTCTGCGCGGCAACTTCGGCTACACCGCCCCCGCAACCCTGCTCTGGCGGGATGCCGCAACCGCAGCCGGGTACCTGTCCCGCGTCTTGGCGCCGAACGGCGAGTCGTACGACCTGGTGGCCACCGTACTCGAGGTGCTGGCCGAGGGCGGGATGCGCGTCACCCTCATGTAA
- a CDS encoding DUF397 domain-containing protein: MTSTNMLPHPELSRSAWFKSSYSDGGENCIEVADLRQTDIGRIAVRDSKNPNGPALLLEPASFSTFAQIAATGGFDA; the protein is encoded by the coding sequence ATGACCAGCACCAACATGCTGCCCCACCCCGAGCTGTCCCGATCTGCGTGGTTCAAGTCGTCGTACAGCGACGGCGGTGAGAACTGCATCGAGGTGGCCGACCTCCGCCAGACGGATATCGGGAGGATCGCCGTGCGCGACTCGAAGAACCCCAACGGTCCTGCGCTGCTTCTGGAGCCGGCGTCGTTCTCGACGTTCGCCCAGATCGCCGCAACCGGTGGCTTCGACGCGTAG
- a CDS encoding TIGR02391 family protein — MAISIADIAWARAELARFLELTTLYHPPDPPGVTFITSRMSNRGDQKDILASAQVVEQILDRVLPGWRTEIPDSRVNRWCRHREAAQRAEAVLERDGEVRARLGDDAPDLNASAMHPWAWEGARPLWQSGHFREAVTAAARKVNAETQNKVGRKDVSETRLFQQAFSQDDPKPGQPRLRLMDNDGSDTFRSVHRGAAAFTEGFFAGIRNPNSHDDGLPELPQHEALEQLAALSVLALWVDTAALVTA; from the coding sequence ATGGCCATTTCCATTGCAGATATCGCCTGGGCTCGCGCGGAGCTGGCCCGGTTCCTGGAGCTGACCACGCTGTACCACCCGCCGGACCCTCCGGGGGTCACCTTCATCACCTCGCGTATGTCCAACCGGGGGGATCAGAAGGACATCCTGGCCAGCGCTCAGGTGGTCGAGCAGATCCTGGACCGGGTGCTTCCCGGCTGGCGCACGGAGATACCGGACAGCCGCGTCAACCGCTGGTGTCGACACCGGGAGGCCGCCCAGCGAGCTGAGGCCGTGCTGGAGCGCGACGGCGAGGTACGTGCGCGGCTGGGGGACGATGCCCCAGACCTGAACGCCTCGGCGATGCACCCCTGGGCGTGGGAGGGTGCGCGGCCGCTGTGGCAGAGCGGGCACTTCCGCGAGGCCGTCACGGCCGCCGCCCGAAAGGTCAACGCTGAGACGCAGAACAAGGTCGGCCGCAAGGACGTGAGCGAGACCAGGCTGTTCCAGCAGGCCTTTTCCCAGGACGATCCCAAACCCGGGCAGCCCCGCCTGCGCCTGATGGACAACGACGGAAGCGACACCTTCCGCAGTGTCCACCGCGGTGCTGCGGCCTTCACGGAGGGCTTCTTCGCCGGGATCCGCAACCCCAACAGCCACGATGACGGACTCCCCGAACTTCCCCAACATGAGGCGCTGGAGCAGTTGGCCGCGCTCAGCGTCCTGGCCCTCTGGGTCGATACCGCGGCCCTGGTCACCGCCTGA
- a CDS encoding ATP-binding protein — MIGPAPTGPQRYRGRYANRPETLCRVRSDVALYLNTWGMEGPVVSDAQSVATELVANAMRHTSSQTIRMSVKRTAWDSVRITVTDSSLKPPLPAAKLGDAVAESGRGLLMVEALARDWGSKIGVTGKQVWADLIAGAAQ; from the coding sequence ATGATCGGGCCCGCGCCCACCGGTCCGCAGCGATACCGGGGCCGGTACGCCAACCGGCCCGAAACTCTGTGCCGGGTCCGGTCAGACGTTGCCCTGTACCTGAACACCTGGGGCATGGAAGGGCCCGTCGTCAGTGACGCTCAGTCTGTCGCGACGGAGCTGGTCGCCAACGCCATGCGGCACACCAGCAGTCAGACCATCAGAATGTCCGTGAAGCGCACCGCCTGGGACTCGGTGCGCATCACCGTCACCGACTCCAGCCTGAAGCCTCCCCTGCCAGCCGCCAAACTCGGTGACGCCGTCGCGGAGTCAGGCCGTGGACTGCTGATGGTCGAGGCGCTCGCCCGGGACTGGGGCAGCAAGATCGGCGTGACGGGTAAGCAGGTCTGGGCCGATCTCATCGCCGGGGCGGCTCAATGA
- a CDS encoding 7-carboxy-7-deazaguanine synthase QueE gives MNAGALHLLSSSAADDRQLSVAETFGPTFQGEGPSTGRQALFIRLSRCNLSCGHGKQARWACDTPETWDFKRYDPRDPAVARRQSVESLTEWALSFRTPLVVITGGEPMIQMTGLTRLARALHRAGREIEIETNGTFIPSGELVESVRAFNVSPKLSSAGGRASARIVPAALRALAKSGKARFKFVISHADDLVETADLVERFALHEVWVMPEGVSSKAVLDGMREMADGALRLGFNLSPRLHTLLWEDERGR, from the coding sequence ATGAACGCTGGCGCGCTCCACCTCCTGTCGAGCTCTGCGGCCGACGACCGGCAGTTATCGGTCGCGGAGACCTTCGGGCCCACCTTCCAGGGGGAAGGCCCCTCCACTGGCAGGCAGGCCCTGTTCATACGACTCTCGCGCTGCAACCTGTCGTGCGGGCACGGCAAGCAGGCCCGGTGGGCATGCGACACCCCCGAGACGTGGGACTTCAAGCGGTATGACCCGCGGGACCCGGCGGTCGCGCGCCGGCAGAGCGTGGAGTCCCTCACCGAGTGGGCGCTGAGCTTCCGTACGCCGCTGGTCGTGATCACCGGCGGGGAGCCGATGATCCAGATGACCGGTCTGACCCGGTTGGCCCGTGCCCTGCACAGGGCGGGCCGGGAGATCGAGATCGAGACGAACGGGACGTTCATCCCCAGCGGGGAGCTGGTGGAGAGCGTGCGCGCGTTCAACGTGTCACCGAAGCTGTCCTCCGCCGGCGGGCGGGCGTCGGCCCGTATCGTCCCGGCCGCGCTGCGCGCGCTGGCCAAGAGCGGCAAGGCCCGCTTCAAGTTCGTCATCAGCCACGCCGACGACCTCGTCGAAACGGCCGACCTCGTCGAGCGGTTCGCTCTGCACGAGGTGTGGGTGATGCCCGAGGGCGTGTCCTCGAAGGCCGTCCTGGACGGGATGCGGGAGATGGCCGACGGCGCACTCCGTCTGGGCTTCAACCTGAGCCCACGGCTTCACACGCTGCTGTGGGAGGACGAGCGTGGCCGGTAG
- a CDS encoding glycoside hydrolase family 15 protein — protein sequence MPARIEDYALIGDMQTAALVSRDGSIDSMCLPRFDSSAVFTHLLGTEDHGFWRIGTAHPSHRTAPSAARRRYLPGTLILESKWDTPTGRVRVTDCMPPRDGTPQTVRIVEGTAGTVAMRSTLRMRFDYGRIVPWVTTTDEGRLHAVAGPDSLWLDTSATTYGQDETSYADFTVRAGERVAFVLSWHPSHQAPPPVPDAGEALEATEKFWSRWSLLCTYDGPYRDALLRSLITLKALTYAPTGGIVAAPTASLPEEIGGGRNWDYRYTWLRDAAITLSSLLRTGYREEARAWSAWLVRAVAGDAENLQIMYGIAGARSLGEVEFDWLPGYERSRPVRVGNGAAHQLQVDVYGEVAMTLHAAREAGLGPAETAAHLQVKLVEYLERVRDQPDDGIWEIRGPRRHFVHSKGMAWAAMDRTITLVESGGTTVDPGVLDRWWELRDTIHAQVCEHGFDSARGTFTQSYGSPELDASLLLLPQTSFLPPTDPRVIGTIRAIQHELSTPDGFLLRYPSAGSAVGVDGLEGDEGAFLACSFWLVDALSMIGCTGEARTLLEKLLALGNDLGLLSEEWDPVRQHLVGNFPQAFSHVAMCDSILRLAAEDTAVRVL from the coding sequence ATGCCCGCGCGTATCGAGGACTACGCACTGATTGGCGACATGCAGACAGCGGCGCTGGTCAGCCGTGACGGGTCCATCGACTCGATGTGCCTGCCCCGATTCGACTCCAGCGCAGTCTTCACACACCTCCTTGGGACGGAGGATCACGGCTTCTGGCGCATCGGCACCGCCCACCCGAGTCACAGGACCGCGCCATCGGCGGCCCGGCGCCGCTACCTGCCCGGCACCCTGATCCTCGAATCCAAATGGGACACCCCCACCGGGCGAGTCCGCGTCACCGACTGCATGCCGCCCCGCGACGGCACCCCCCAGACGGTCCGCATCGTCGAAGGCACCGCCGGCACGGTCGCGATGCGCAGCACCCTTCGGATGCGGTTCGATTACGGGCGCATCGTGCCCTGGGTGACCACCACCGACGAAGGCCGCCTCCACGCCGTCGCGGGCCCCGACTCCCTGTGGCTGGACACCTCGGCCACCACGTACGGCCAGGACGAGACGTCGTACGCCGACTTCACCGTCCGCGCGGGCGAGCGCGTCGCCTTCGTCCTCAGCTGGCATCCCTCCCACCAGGCACCGCCCCCGGTGCCCGACGCCGGCGAGGCCCTGGAGGCGACGGAGAAGTTCTGGTCGCGGTGGAGCTTGCTCTGCACCTACGACGGGCCCTACCGCGACGCGCTCCTGCGCTCCCTGATCACCCTCAAGGCCCTCACATACGCGCCCACCGGCGGGATCGTCGCCGCGCCCACCGCGTCGCTGCCGGAGGAGATCGGCGGGGGACGGAACTGGGACTACCGCTACACCTGGCTGCGCGACGCCGCGATCACCCTGTCCTCCCTGCTGCGCACCGGCTACCGCGAGGAGGCCCGCGCCTGGTCCGCCTGGCTGGTGCGCGCGGTGGCCGGCGACGCGGAGAACTTGCAGATCATGTACGGCATCGCCGGTGCGAGGTCGCTCGGCGAGGTCGAGTTCGACTGGCTACCCGGCTACGAGCGTTCACGTCCAGTCCGGGTCGGGAACGGGGCCGCCCACCAGCTGCAGGTCGACGTATACGGCGAGGTCGCCATGACCCTGCACGCGGCGCGTGAGGCCGGCCTGGGCCCGGCCGAGACCGCAGCCCACCTCCAGGTGAAGCTGGTCGAATACCTGGAGAGGGTCCGGGACCAGCCGGACGACGGCATCTGGGAGATCCGCGGCCCGCGCCGCCACTTCGTCCACTCCAAGGGCATGGCCTGGGCCGCCATGGACCGCACCATCACGCTCGTCGAGTCCGGCGGTACCACTGTCGACCCCGGCGTCCTGGACCGCTGGTGGGAATTGCGAGACACCATCCACGCCCAGGTCTGCGAGCACGGCTTCGACTCCGCGCGGGGCACCTTCACCCAGTCGTACGGATCGCCGGAGCTGGACGCTTCGCTCCTCCTCCTGCCCCAGACGAGCTTCCTTCCTCCCACTGACCCGCGGGTCATCGGCACGATCCGGGCGATCCAGCACGAGCTGTCCACCCCCGACGGTTTCCTCCTGCGCTACCCCTCGGCCGGCTCCGCGGTGGGAGTGGACGGGCTGGAGGGCGACGAGGGAGCGTTCCTCGCCTGCTCGTTCTGGCTGGTTGACGCCCTCTCCATGATCGGTTGCACGGGCGAGGCCCGTACCCTCCTGGAGAAGCTGCTGGCCCTCGGCAACGACCTGGGGCTCCTGTCCGAAGAGTGGGACCCCGTCCGGCAGCACCTGGTCGGGAACTTCCCACAGGCATTCAGTCACGTGGCGATGTGCGACTCGATTCTCCGGCTCGCCGCCGAGGACACGGCGGTAAGGGTCCTGTGA
- a CDS encoding reverse transcriptase domain-containing protein has product MRERLDRLGEDLRLGQWQPGPVKASHVIAYTGKRIDMVIPTVGDRIVHRAMRRAIEPVLEAHAFAPWVSGFRPGRNRLTSLRQAAQHLQAGWVWVADVDVKQASAGSSTDEVIGWLAEHIQDGSFLDRVRTALEALPDPIAPGCGLSPMLLNLRLSRVDSALRGLHVVRFADNYCLFAPSQAQAETANEALTAALGKAGLQPHPGKSRIRPAANAEDLFLISG; this is encoded by the coding sequence ATGCGTGAGCGCCTCGATCGGCTCGGCGAAGACCTCCGCCTGGGGCAGTGGCAGCCCGGGCCGGTCAAGGCGTCGCACGTCATCGCCTACACCGGCAAACGGATCGACATGGTGATCCCGACGGTGGGCGACCGCATCGTCCACCGGGCGATGCGCCGCGCCATCGAGCCGGTCCTGGAGGCACACGCGTTCGCGCCGTGGGTCTCCGGCTTCCGACCGGGACGCAACCGGCTCACCTCGCTCCGGCAGGCCGCCCAACACCTGCAAGCCGGCTGGGTATGGGTCGCCGATGTCGACGTGAAGCAGGCGTCGGCCGGCTCCAGTACCGATGAGGTCATAGGCTGGCTCGCCGAACACATCCAGGACGGGTCCTTCCTGGACAGGGTCCGCACCGCCCTGGAGGCTCTGCCCGACCCGATCGCTCCCGGGTGCGGGCTGAGCCCGATGCTCCTGAACCTGCGCCTTTCCCGTGTCGACTCCGCGCTTCGCGGCCTCCACGTCGTGAGGTTCGCCGACAACTACTGCCTGTTCGCGCCCAGCCAGGCGCAAGCCGAGACAGCGAATGAGGCCCTGACCGCCGCACTCGGCAAAGCAGGGCTGCAGCCCCACCCCGGCAAGAGCCGGATCCGGCCGGCGGCCAACGCCGAAGACCTCTTCCTGATCAGCGGATGA
- a CDS encoding 6-pyruvoyl trahydropterin synthase family protein: MSAVTGWTRIGKQFTFHAAHQLLSLPEGHKCRREHGHTYTVEVVWTAHVLTGPGFVTDFANFGPFRQFIDDHLDHQNLNRVLEIEPTSENLARLLAEWLIEHLEPAVEGQLVSVSVSESPSSWATFEVARG, from the coding sequence ATGAGCGCGGTGACGGGCTGGACCCGGATCGGCAAGCAGTTCACCTTCCACGCCGCGCACCAGCTGCTGAGCCTGCCGGAGGGCCACAAGTGCAGGCGCGAGCACGGGCACACCTACACCGTCGAGGTCGTCTGGACCGCCCACGTTCTGACCGGGCCCGGGTTCGTGACGGACTTCGCGAACTTCGGGCCGTTCAGGCAGTTCATCGACGACCACCTGGACCACCAGAACCTGAACAGGGTCCTGGAGATCGAGCCGACGTCGGAGAACCTGGCCCGGCTCCTCGCCGAGTGGCTCATCGAACACCTGGAGCCGGCCGTCGAGGGTCAGCTCGTGAGCGTGAGCGTGTCAGAGTCCCCGTCCTCGTGGGCGACGTTCGAGGTGGCACGCGGATGA